CCTGCCGGACCAGAGCGTGTTCATCCAGATGGAAGGCCATGGCGGCCAGTCTTTCGGCGCCTTCCTGGCAAACGGGATCACCCTCTACCTCATCGGCGACGCGAACGACTACACCGGCAAGGGCCTCTCCGGCGGCCGCGTGGTGGTCCGCCCCTCCATCGACTTCCGCGGCGACGCCACCCGCAACATCATCGTGGGTAACACCGTGCTGTACGGCGCGACTTCCGGCGAGGCGTTTTTGCGCGGCGTGGCGGGTGAGCGATTCGCGGTGCGGCTGTCCGGCGCGACGGCAGTGGTAGAAGGCACCGGCGATCACGGCTGCGAGTACATGACGGGCGGCACCGTCGTGGTCCTCGGCAAGACCGGACGCAACTTCGCGGCCGGTATGTCGGGCGGGATCGCCTACGTGTACGACGAGGACGGCCAGTTTGCCAGCCGCTGCAACCCGGCGATGGTTTCCCTGGACCGCGTTGTGTCCGCCGCTGAGCAGGAAGCGGGCATCGAGCGCCGCTTCTGGCACCGGGGCCAGACCGACGAGGCGCAGCTGCGCCAGCTTCTGGAAGACCACCACATGTGGACTGGCTCGCTGCGCGCCCGCGAACTGCTCGACCAGTGGGAAGAGGCGCTTCCCCGGTTTATCAAGGTCTTCCCCCGTGAGTACGAACGCGCGTTGGGCGAGCTGAACGCCGACAAGGGCCGCGTGGCCGGTAACGGCAACGAGCAGCAGGCCCCTGGACAGGGCGCGGGCGTTCTTACCAAGTAAACGATGCCGGGACGGGGGCTGCCAGGGCGGCCCCACCCGTACGTAAGGAGCAAATGATGGGCAAAGTCACCGGCTTTCTCGAATACCACCGGGTCAAAGAGGCGTACGAGCCGATTGACGCCCGCCTCAAGCACTACCACGAGTTCGTGCAGGAACTCACCGTCGAGCAGGCCCGCGTGCAGGGCGCGCGCTGCATGGACTGCGGCGTCCCCTTTTGCAACAGCGGCTGCCCGGTCAGCAACCTGATTCCCGACTGGAACGACCTCGTTTACAGTGACGACTGGCGGCGGGCCATCGACGCCTTGCACGCCACGAACAACTTCCCCGAGTTTACCGGGCGCATCTGCCCCGCACCGTGCGAGGCGGCGTGCACCCTCAACCTCACCGACGAGCCGGTGGGGATCAAGTCCATCGAGCGCGCCATCATTGACCGCGCCTGGCAGGAAGGCTGGGTTGCCCCGCAGCCTCCGCCCTTCCGCACCGGGAAGCGCGTGGCCGTGATCGGCTCAGGTCCGGCGGGCCTCGCTGCCGCGCAGCAACTTGCCCGTGCGGGCCACGACGTAACGGTCTTCGAGAAGAACGACCGCGTTGGCGGCCTGCTCCGCTACGGTATCCCGGACTTCAAGCTGGAAAAGGACCTGATCGACCGCCGCGTGCGTCAAATGGAGGCCGAGGGCGTCACCTTCCGCACGGGTGTCCTCGTCGGTGCGCTGCCCGAGGGCTCCACCGTCACCAACCTCGCGCGCGAAACCGTGTCACCCGAGGAGCTGCGCCAGAAGTTCGACGCCGTGCTGCTGGCCGGCGGCGCCGAGCAGCCGCGCGACTTGCCCGTACCGGGCCGTGACCTGAAGGGCGTCCACTTCGCCATGGAATTTCTGCCCCAGCAGAACCGGGTGAACGCGGGGGACCACCTTCCCGAGCAGCTCCACGCGGGTGGCAAACACGTCATCGTGATCGGCGGCGGCGACACGGGCTCCGACTGCATGGGCACCTCGCACCGCCACGGTGCGGCGCACGTCACCCAGTTCGAGCTGCTGCCCATGCCGCCCGAGCGCGAGAACAAGCCCCTGACCTGGCCCTACTGGCCGTACAAGCTGCGCACCTCCTCAAGCCATGAGGAAGGCGGCGAGCGTGAGTTCGCCATCGCCACCAAAGAATTCCTGGGCGAGGACGGCCACGTTGTGGGCATCAAGACCGTCCGTGTGGAGTGGCAGGGCGGCAAGATGGTGGAGGTTGAAGGCAGCGAGGAAGTCCTGCCCACCGACCTCGTGCTGCTGGCGATGGGCTTTGTCAGTCCAGTGGGCAGCGTGCTGGAGACCTTCGGCGTGAACCGAGATCAACGCGGCAATGCCCAGGCCACCACCGAGGAGCGTGGCGGCTACGCGACCAATGTGGCGGGCGTCTTTGCTGCCGGCGATATGCGTCGGGGTCAGTCCCTGGTCGTGTGGGCCATCCGCGAGGGCCGCCAAGCCGCCCGCGCCGTTGACGAGTTCCTGATGGGGGGAAGCGACCTGCCGCGCTGAGGCGGGGCCCAACCGTCTCAAGGTCTGCCCATCAACGGCTTGACGCTCGTTGCGGTCAGACGGTGTGACTGCTCGCCCTTTAGAGCGTTTGTCAAAAAGAGGACTTCTTCTTGACCGAGCAGCGTGAGCGAGCTTGAAGGAGGATGCAGGAGAAAGGAGTCGTGAGGGAAAGGGCACCCCTCACAGTGGAATTCGGACAAATGCTCTAGACGCAGCGGCAGGGCGGGGGAGACGCACATCTCCTTCCCCCTGCCGAACTGCCGTCTACGCCCCTGCACGGCTCCTGGCCGCCCCCGTTTCCCGCATTGGGTGGCAGGCCAACCATCCGCCGGTACTTGCGGGTGAACTGCGGCGCGCTCCCGTATCCCACGGCCAAGGCCGCTGTGCGTGGAGGCTTACCGAGGGCGAGCCTCCACCGCCTCACCTCGATCAGGCGGAGCCGCTTTTGAAACTGCGGGGGCGTGAGCGAGGCCACCGCGCCAGCGTGACGGTGAAACGGGGGACAGCGGCGGTGGCGTGCGCGATAATCCCGAGGTCAACGCTCTCCTTGCCGGAATGGCAACCCTGAGCCGCAGGGGTGTGCCCAATGACATCGGGCCACTCGCCGCAGCCCACCTCTCCGGGAGCCACCACCGGGTCAACGCCCAACGAATAGGAAAAGTATCCAATTCCGTTCTACACGGGCTCCTGGGTCCGCCCTCACAGGAAGGCCAGGAAGGGACCTCCAACGCGTTGTGAGGGGTATAGGGTAGGGGGAAAGGAAGGAACAGCAAGTCACCCTGCAGACCGAAGAGCAGAACTTCAGGCAGCAGATTGAACGTGGGCGCCGCCGAGGGGCGAACGCCGGGTCCCGGTAGAGCCGCACAGCTGGAGTCATGCTTTTCAGGGTGTCAGGGACCATCCTCGTGCACCGGGCCTTCCGGACCTCCGCGATCAGCCGCTTGGCGAGGCGGCGGTCCACCAGTTGCTCGTCCAGAGCTCCAGGCCGCGCGCCGAGCCGCTTCATCCCGCACGTCGCTCCATTCAGCGGCCGCAACGCCACCCACGCATTTCAGCGGCGTACTCGCGAAACAGGGTGCGGACGTTTTCCAGGTCCTTGGGAAAGGTGGCCGGGCGCAGGCTTATCACCGCCCCATCCTTCCACGTTCACCCCTACCACCCGCTCAGCGCGTCCTTCAGGTCGTCGGCAGCGAGCTGGGCGTATCCCCGCCGGGTCGTGTCCACCGAGGCGTGTCCCAGGTGCGCGGCCACCCGCCCAAAATCCCTGACCTGCTGCAGAAGGCGTGTGCCCGCATATTTGCGCCCTGGGTGAAATCCCCGGAAGGACACGCCCGCCGCCTTGAAGGCTTTTTCAATGTGGTAGCGAGCGGTCATCACGCTGGCGTACCGGAACACGGCGTCACGCCCTGTGGTCCGTCTGCCCCCCCCGTGCTCCGGCCCGCCAGGCCCGTACAGCCCCCGGTAATGCCGGGTGGCGCGCGCGAGGCTGGTGCTCATGGACACCACCCGGCCCTTGCGCCCCTTGCCTGAGCGGACGTGAATGCGCCGCCCCGCCTCGTCCAGGTCCGCCCATTCCAGCGCCAGCGCCTCACTGATCCTCAGCCCCGCGTGGGCGGTCAGAAACAGCAAAAACTTGGCCTGTATGTCGGCCTTTTCCAGCACATCCGCAATCTCGTCTTCCGAATACGGTGGGCGCTTCACAATGCCGGGAGTCAGGTCACGCGGCACCTTCACGTCCCGAAAGGGGTCCGCCTCCGTTGCTCCAGCCCAGCGCAGCGCCCGGTACAGGCAGGCCGCCGCCGCCACCTTGAGCTGCACTCCAGCGGGTTTGCGGCCAGCCGCGAGCATGTGCCCCACGTAATTCTGCGCGTCGTGTCGCCCCGGGCGCAGCAGGTTGACCGCCTGCGCCGCCGCGTAGGTCACGAACTGCTGTGCGCCGAGGGCGTAGGCGTCCACCGTTCGCGAACTCGTCAGCACGCCGCTGGCTCCGTGGTGGGCCAGGTATGCCGTGGTCAGCGCCACGAGCGCGTCGACATCCTTTTCCCCCGCGGCCTGCACGGCCCGGCGCCGCAGCTCCTCGTCGTGCAGGCCGGTCCACTGCCGCGTTTGGGCGAGCAGGTCACCGCCGTAACGGGCAAGCGTCGTGCCAGGGATGGGTGACTCCGGCGGGCTGGAGGTCATGGAAGGAGGGTAGCAGAAAACCCCCTTCTCTTACCTAAGGCCGCTTAGGTAAGAGAAGGGGGGGCTTTTCCCAAGCGCCCCCACCTGTGTTCCTGACCCGGGGCTTTCGCCTTTTCGGGGAGACAGACGGCACTGGCCCGCGTCATGCGGGCCAGTGCCGGATCCTCCTCAAAGGCCTTGGCCTCAAGTCCCCGTCGTCCTCAGGGCCTCCGCCAGGGCCCAGCCGCTGAGCAGCGCGGCTTCCAGGCGGGGGCCATGGCCGTCACTCACGCACCAGTCGCCGCACCAACCCAGGCGGAGCCCGGGCACCCACCCGCAGGCCTGGGGAAAGCGCCGCTCCGGCGTGGCGTACCGCCAGCGGTGGGCAAAGGCGCGGCGCACCCTGAGTTCCCCCACCACTTCCTCAGCCGCTTGCAGCAGGTCACGCTGCACCTGCTCCGGCGTGGCTTCGAGGTGCGCGGCGCTCCATGCGGCGTCCGCGTGCAGCGTGAGGGCCGGTGGCCCGGGGCGCTTGGTGTGCTCCCGGGCGATCCAGGCGAGGCTGGGATGACCCTCCAGATTCAGCGCGGGCCAGTCCACCGGCAGATCCTCGTCCAGAACCGCGCCCACCGCCCAGCAGGGTTGGAACGTCACGGCGTCCAGCGCTGCCGTGTCGGTCACGCCCCGCAGGAGAAGCGCCAGCTGCGGCGCGGGCGCGTTGAGCAGCAGGGTGGGGGCCATAAAGGTGCGTCCGTCATCGGCGGTCAGCGTCCAGCCAGCTTCGGTGTGCCCCAGGGACGAGATGTGGGTCCCCGTGTGAATCTCCAGGTCCTGCGCCAGCGCCTTGCCCAGATCACTCATGCCCCGCGCGCCGACATAGCGCGGGTGCCCGTCACGCGTAGGCGTCACCTCGCCCGCCTGCCACCGCGAGAACTGCCGGGTCCACTCGCGCAGCCAGCCTTCTGTGAGCCCCTCGCCCACGAGGGCCTGCGTGCGGGCCTGACGCGCCGTGAGGAACCGCGCCCCGTGATCGAGCCTGCCCGCCTCAAACCTCCGTGTCGCGGCCCGTCCTGAGACGCCGCGCGCCTTGTCGAGCAGCTGAACCCGGTCCCCTGCGGCGGCCAGGTCACGGGCCGCGGCGAGGCCACCCACACCCGCACCGAGCACCAGAATGTCACTCATCGCCGGAAAGTGTAGGGCCGGGTGGGCAGCGCGACTGCAAGAAGCGCTGCTGCCTCAGGAGACGACGGTGAACAATACGGCAGCCTCGCTGCGTAGCGCGCGGAGTGGTGGGCCGGGGATGATCTGGGTATGGTCCGGTCTGAACGGCGCGGGTTGCCCTCCACTCCAGGAGAATGGCACGTCTACACCGATGGCAGCACGCGGCATGAGCGCCGCCGGACCTTCTCGGGTTGGGCCGCGCGGGCCGTGCAGCCCGAGACGCAGCAGGTCCGGCAGGTGAGCGGCGCGCGTCCGGGCGGCACCTCCCTCGAAGCGGAAACCGAGGCGGTTCTCATGGGTTTGCGCCTGGTGCCCGGCGGTGCCGCAGCCCGGCTCTACAGTGATCTGGAGCTGGCCCTTCTGCTGCAGATCCTGCGGGGCGCGGAAGGTGCCGCGGCCTGGACGCACCTGCGCGACCTGTGGGTGCATTCCATTGCCCGCAACAGCAACCGCCACCATCAGGACATGCATCACGTGGCCCGGACCGCAGAAGTGGAGGCGCGCGAGCAGAGATCCGCCCCTGAAGGCGCGGCACTTGCCAATGCCGTTCTTGCCGTTCAGGCCGTTGCCCAGGTAAATCCGGTGGATACGGCCCTCTCCCTCCAGGGACCCGAACACCTCCCGGGGTTCGCTCTGCCTCTCCAGGTGGCGCTGCGGGGCGTCACCTTCCAGCTCACCCTGTCACGGCAGGTACAGGCCACGCTGACGCTGGAACTTTCGCAGGTGCGGGGAACAGGCCGGACGCAGGAGGAGGCGCTGCGCGCCGCGGTGGAACGGGGCCTACGCCCCCTGGCACGGGGCGGCCTGGTGGCCCTGATGGTGCGGGAGCCCTGGACCCAGGCAGCTCGGCAGGCCACAGGCGAACTGGGCGTTGTGCGCGTGGTGCCCCTTGAGGAATCGGATGCCGGAGAAGCTTCCCCTTGATGGCCCGACTTTGCGCTCAGCCGCACGCTGGAATGGAAGAAGGCGACCTCCGGGTCGCCTTGATTTCTCCAATATAGGGCGTTGTTCAAAGGCTGTTTCCTTATCACCACCCACTTTGTGACGCTCATGTGGGACCACGACGGCAGCTTGAGCGCCATTGTGGACGGAGAGAACGCGAACTTCGTGGAGGCCTCCCGCTTGCTGGACCGCGCTTCCCAGGTGGAGATGGTCGAGGAAGTTAGCCTGCCCACCCCCGCTCCGGCTCCTATCGGGAACCCTGTGGCCCACCAGCTGCACGGGACGCTGGGCCGTCTGGGCTCGCCCTGGCCTCGAGGTGCTGGGCCGCACGGTGACCTGCTTCAGAGGACGCAACCACGCCTTCAGCTCGGACTGGCGGTCATCGAAGGTGAGGATGCGGAGGTGCGCGCGCAGCTGCTGGCCGCGTTGCTGGAACTGCATGGCATGACGGTGGAGGTGACGCCCTGCCGAGCCACAGACGGCAGCTTGATCTTCGTGAGTGCTGGAGCAGACGACGAGGAGCAAGGGCAGGGCGAGGGACAGGAGTTTGGGCATAAGGATCTTGGGGGCAGGAGAAAAGGCGAACCCCCCACCGGAGCGAGGGGCCGACAACGGGCGGGTTGTGTGTGGTGTCGGGGCTTGAAAAGAGACACGAGGTTCACCGGGGTGTGCCACACTTGCGCAGATGTCGAGACGGCCCCTGGCGCTCTCCTCCTTGCTTGTGGCCCTGCCGATGGGCGCACTGGCGGGCAACTTGGGATACACCACCCTTCATGCCTGGGAGTCTTCAAGCCGACAACAGTGGATGCTGATCGGTGCGCTGGTGGCGCTGGTCCTGGGGTTCTTTCGCCCAACACGGTTTCTCCCCTCATTGGCGACGGGCGTTCTTCTTCCCCTGGTTCTGCTGACATACACTCCGCTACTTCACGTCGGGCTGTCGGCGATGACCTTCCACCAAGCCCCTGTACCCGCGGACGCCATCGTGATCCTGGGGGGCGGTGTGGACTGCGCAACCGGTACGCTGATGCCGGAGGTCCAGCAACGGTTCGATCAAGGCGTGCGGTTGTGGCAGGCGGGCTATGCTCCTGTGCTGGTGCTCAGCCAAGCCTCAGAAGAGATTCGTCAGCCCGGTTGCCCCAGTGACGCGGAAGTCGAGGAGCGGCTGCTCCGTCAGATGTTTCCCGGGGCAGACCTTCGACTGGAGGTCTTGCAAGACGTCAGGGACACTGAGGATGAAGCCCAGGCGACAGCGGAACTGGTAGAGCAACACCACTGGGGCGTCATCCTACTCGTGACCTCCAACTGGCATTCCCGTCGAGCCGCGGGGCTGTTTCGAAAGGTGGGGGTGCAAGTCATCTCTGTCCCAGCTCAGCCGGTACCCAAAGATGCGGGGTTCGTGCCCTCATATACGGAGCGGCATTTGTTGTTGCGGGAAGCGGGAGCGTATCTCAAAGCGGTGGTCCAGGGGCAGTTGTAGAGGCTTCAACCAAAGCATGCTCACCCAGAGCTGAGGCAGGAACGGGGTGGCGGGAATGTTGCCCGAGCAGGCGGCGAGGAGCAGGGGCAGGGCGACCGAACTGCTGATCGCCGCACTGACCGAGCGCACGAATACGCTGCGTCTCAGCGCCAGCGGCATCATGCTCCCCAACCACGCACCCCTCAAGGTCGCCGAGACCTTCCGGCTCCTGGGAGCCCTGGGGCCAGGACGCATCAACCCGGGGCTCGGCCGCGGCCCGGGCACCGACATGAACACCGCCCTCGTGCTGCGCCGCTCCCAGGAGGCGCTGCAGGCAGACGCCTTCGAATCTCAACTTGCCGAACTGATGGCATTCTCCGGACAGGACTTCCCCGAGCGTCATCCCTTCTGGGGTATCGTCGCCGTGCCGCACGACCAGCCACTGCCGCCCCTGTGGATCCTCAGCAGCTCCGGACATGACGCTGCCGTGGCGGCCAAGATTGGTGCGGGCTTGGCCATCGCGGCCCCTATCAATCTGGATATGCACCTCTCGGCCCAGGCGGCACAGCACTACCGCGCCAGCTTCCAGTCTTCTGCCCAGTTTCCGGAACCCCGGGTGCTGGGGCTCAGTCGGTGGTTCTCGCAGAAATCGATGAGGAAGCCCGGTCCCTGGCCCTGCTCCGGGGAAAGAGCGCTCCTTTCGCCAGCGTGGAGGAAGCGCAGATGTATCCCTACAGCGCGGCGGAACTCGGGCAGATTGACGCCATGCACCGCAATGGAGGCTTTGTAGCGGGCGGCCCTCAGGCAGTTCGGGAACCGCTCGATCAGGTGCTGCGGGTCACGGGCGCCGAGGACCTGAGGGTGGGCAGCCAGATGCACCTCCTGGAAGACTGCCAGCGCTCCTATGAACGGCTGGCGGAGACGTACCCTCAAGGAGCGTAGACAAACCTTTCCGCGGAGGTGCGTAGAGTTGGGTCCTTCCCACCGTCTCTGTGCCCTTCGAGTTGAGGGCACGTCTGCAAGCGTGTCCGTACGTTGGGGACGTTTACCGCGGCACCAGAGCAAGCAACGAGCCCTATGCCCCGGCATATCAGGCGCCTCACGGGGTTAACTTGACCCCGTGAGGCGTTCTGCCAAGCCGAGCACGTCCTTTGGATTCAGGACGCCCTTGAACCAGATCAGCCGCTCGTCGAAATCTGACGGGTCCACCCCGGCCTTCTCCAGATTCAGGCGTTCGGAGACACAGACGATGACGTCCGTCCGCCCCGACTTGCGCAGCAGGGCGAACTTCTTGCGCAGGTACTCCGGCCGCCAGTACCCCACGATCTCCACCAGCACGTTCCGTCCGTCTGGGTGAACCAGCCGGAAATCCGGAATGATGACCCCGCCAGGCACAGGAACGAGGTCCACCTCCCGCTCGAGGACCCAGGGCGTGTCCAGCTTGGCAAAGCGGTCCGCGAAGCCGGCCTCCAGGGCGCTGTCATGCTCCTCGGGCGGCTTGTAATGACTGACGTACTCGTCCTCGCTCGTCAGTTCGAACCGCCACTCCTCCTCGCTCTTGTCCACCCACTCCAGGTCCTTGCGGGGCTTCAGGGTTGCGGTGAGATCCCACTTGGTCACGTGCAGCAACGCCGGTAGAAACTTTGCCATCGCCAGGCCGTAGCGGGTCGTCGAGCTGAACAGACTTGTCGGGCCGTCCATGGTCAGCGTGAAGCCGTAGTTCGGATCCCCCTCGACCGTCACCATCAGGCCGAAGAACTTCGTGTATTTCAGCAGCTGCTTGTACCGGGCGGGTTCGTTGCGGCGTGCGGTGATGACCAACGCGTACGCGCGGTAGAGCATGCCCTGCGCCTGGGCGAGGTTGAAGCGCTCCACGAGTTCCTTCGGTTCCGGCGGGTCGAAGGTCACCATCCGCTGCTGATCCGGGAGGTCCGAGTACAGCAGTTCACCGATGTCCTCCGGCGTCAGGGAACGCTCCGTAGAGAGAGCGGCCGCCGCCTGTTCCAGGACCAGGGTCCTGCGGTGACGGCTCGGCGGGTGCGTCTGGGCGAGCCCGAACACCTTTTCCCGCACGGTTGACGGCTCGATGTCGCCCCCGGCCTCAAAGGTCGCGCAGCTGTTCGTCAGAAGATGGGCCATCCCGCGCAGCACCTTGAAGTCCGTGCGGCCCGCTTCGAGTTGGCGCAACTCCTCGTCGAGTTCAGCGCGCCTCTTGCCGAGGTTGGCCTCGAACGCCGCAATCACGGATTCTGCCAGCCGCAGGTTCGCGGTGGTGGCCTTGAGCCGCCTCGGTTCCACCAGCCCGCCCTTGACCCGGAACATCAGCAATTCAGTGGGGAGCATTGAGCTCCTCGAAGTTCATTTCCCCGGGCCGGGCCTGCCACTGTCCGCGCCGCTGCTGACTGACGCGCTCCTCGGACGTGCCTTCCGTCACCACCTCGTACAGCACGGCGTTCTTCCCTTCGGCTTTCCGCAGGATGCGGCCGAGGCGTTGGATGTGTTCGCGTTCCGTCGCCGTTCCGGACAGCACGATGGCCACGCTCGCCTCAGGAACGTCAACCCCTTCATTCAGCACGCGGCTGGTCACCAGCACGCGGTAGCTTCCTTCGCGGAATTTCTCCAATAGCCTATGGCGCTCCTTGACGGGCGTCTTGTGCGTGATGGCCGGGATCAGAAAGTCGCGGCTGATGGTGTACACCGTGCGGTTGTCGTCCGTGAAGATCAATGTGCGTTCCTCCGGGTGGTTGGCGAGGACCTCTTCGAGCACCCGTAATTTCCCTTCCGTGCCGTACGCGAGGCTCCTCGCTTCCCGGTGTGCGCGCATCGCCACGCGGCCCTGCGGACTGCCGCTGTGCAAGATGAACTGCCGCCAGCCTTCCAGGCTTCCCAGCTTGATCCCCGATCGTCTCAGGAAATCGTTGCGGGTCTGAATCAGCTCGTCGTAGTAACGCTGCTCACCGGGACTGAGCTTGATCTTGATGATCACCTCCCGGTAGTCCGCGAGTGAGCCTCCCGCCAGGTCTTCCGGCGCGCACTGGTACACCACGGCGCCCACCAGGTCGTCGAGGTGAAGCTCCCGCCCATCACTGCGCTTGGGCGTGGCTGTCAGACCCAGCCGGTAAGGGGCCAGCCCCAGTTCCGCGACGCTGCGGTGGAAGTCACTGGGCAGGTGGTGCGCCTCATCGAAGACCTGCAGGGCGTACCGGCCCGCCAGGTGCTCGGCGTGAATGGCGGCGGAGTCGTACGTGCTGATCAGGAGCGGCGTCTCGTCCTTGCTGCCCCCGCCGAGCAGGCCCACCTCCATATCCGGGAAGGCGGCTTTGAGGCCCGAGTACCACTGGTGCATCAGGTCGAGCGTCGGAACGCAGATCAGGGTGCTGCGCGGCGTGTCGCGCATGGCGAGCTGGGCGACCAGGGTCTTGCCCGCGCCGGTGGGAAGGACCACCACACCGCGCCGCCCCGCCTGCTTCCAGGCGTTCAGGGCAAGCTGCTGGTGGCGGTAGGGCGTGATCTCCCGCGCATACCCCAGGTCCAGCTTCTCGAAGGCGGAGGCCTGGTCGCGCACAGGGACGCCGCTCTTCTTCAGCGCTTCCATGACGTCGCGGTAGCTTTTCCCAGGGGCGCGCCAGGACTGACTGCGGGCGTCCCAGGTAAAAAAGGCCGACACCGCGTCTGGCACTTCGGACATGACGAGGGTGCCGCGGTCGAGGCGGAGGGTATAGGCCATTGGACAGGCATCCTAGCGGGGAAAGCCCCCGCCCATCCCGCCGGACGTGACGATTATTCGCAGGCGACGCCGTCCCCATCCCGGTCGAGCGCCGCGCTGTACCCCGGTTGACCCCGGCGAAGAGGTGTCACGCCCGCGGCGCGCGCTGCCGCGCAGCTGCGGTAGGGAGCGGGGGTGGTCGGTCCTTTCGCGGGTGCGGCCGTTCCCTTGCCCCGGTTCGGGGCCAC
This is a stretch of genomic DNA from Deinococcus hopiensis KR-140. It encodes these proteins:
- a CDS encoding NAD(P)/FAD-dependent oxidoreductase, yielding MSDILVLGAGVGGLAAARDLAAAGDRVQLLDKARGVSGRAATRRFEAGRLDHGARFLTARQARTQALVGEGLTEGWLREWTRQFSRWQAGEVTPTRDGHPRYVGARGMSDLGKALAQDLEIHTGTHISSLGHTEAGWTLTADDGRTFMAPTLLLNAPAPQLALLLRGVTDTAALDAVTFQPCWAVGAVLDEDLPVDWPALNLEGHPSLAWIAREHTKRPGPPALTLHADAAWSAAHLEATPEQVQRDLLQAAEEVVGELRVRRAFAHRWRYATPERRFPQACGWVPGLRLGWCGDWCVSDGHGPRLEAALLSGWALAEALRTTGT
- a CDS encoding tyrosine-type recombinase/integrase, which encodes MTSSPPESPIPGTTLARYGGDLLAQTRQWTGLHDEELRRRAVQAAGEKDVDALVALTTAYLAHHGASGVLTSSRTVDAYALGAQQFVTYAAAQAVNLLRPGRHDAQNYVGHMLAAGRKPAGVQLKVAAAACLYRALRWAGATEADPFRDVKVPRDLTPGIVKRPPYSEDEIADVLEKADIQAKFLLFLTAHAGLRISEALALEWADLDEAGRRIHVRSGKGRKGRVVSMSTSLARATRHYRGLYGPGGPEHGGGRRTTGRDAVFRYASVMTARYHIEKAFKAAGVSFRGFHPGRKYAGTRLLQQVRDFGRVAAHLGHASVDTTRRGYAQLAADDLKDALSGW
- a CDS encoding DEAD/DEAH box helicase family protein, which translates into the protein MAYTLRLDRGTLVMSEVPDAVSAFFTWDARSQSWRAPGKSYRDVMEALKKSGVPVRDQASAFEKLDLGYAREITPYRHQQLALNAWKQAGRRGVVVLPTGAGKTLVAQLAMRDTPRSTLICVPTLDLMHQWYSGLKAAFPDMEVGLLGGGSKDETPLLISTYDSAAIHAEHLAGRYALQVFDEAHHLPSDFHRSVAELGLAPYRLGLTATPKRSDGRELHLDDLVGAVVYQCAPEDLAGGSLADYREVIIKIKLSPGEQRYYDELIQTRNDFLRRSGIKLGSLEGWRQFILHSGSPQGRVAMRAHREARSLAYGTEGKLRVLEEVLANHPEERTLIFTDDNRTVYTISRDFLIPAITHKTPVKERHRLLEKFREGSYRVLVTSRVLNEGVDVPEASVAIVLSGTATEREHIQRLGRILRKAEGKNAVLYEVVTEGTSEERVSQQRRGQWQARPGEMNFEELNAPH
- a CDS encoding YdcF family protein, whose amino-acid sequence is MSRRPLALSSLLVALPMGALAGNLGYTTLHAWESSSRQQWMLIGALVALVLGFFRPTRFLPSLATGVLLPLVLLTYTPLLHVGLSAMTFHQAPVPADAIVILGGGVDCATGTLMPEVQQRFDQGVRLWQAGYAPVLVLSQASEEIRQPGCPSDAEVEERLLRQMFPGADLRLEVLQDVRDTEDEAQATAELVEQHHWGVILLVTSNWHSRRAAGLFRKVGVQVISVPAQPVPKDAGFVPSYTERHLLLREAGAYLKAVVQGQL
- a CDS encoding MsnO8 family LLM class oxidoreductase → MLPEQAARSRGRATELLIAALTERTNTLRLSASGIMLPNHAPLKVAETFRLLGALGPGRINPGLGRGPGTDMNTALVLRRSQEALQADAFESQLAELMAFSGQDFPERHPFWGIVAVPHDQPLPPLWILSSSGHDAAVAAKIGAGLAIAAPINLDMHLSAQAAQHYRASFQSSAQFPEPRVLGLSRWFSQKSMRKPGPWPCSGERALLSPAWRKRRCIPTARRNSGRLTPCTAMEAL
- a CDS encoding DUF790 family protein, which codes for MLPTELLMFRVKGGLVEPRRLKATTANLRLAESVIAAFEANLGKRRAELDEELRQLEAGRTDFKVLRGMAHLLTNSCATFEAGGDIEPSTVREKVFGLAQTHPPSRHRRTLVLEQAAAALSTERSLTPEDIGELLYSDLPDQQRMVTFDPPEPKELVERFNLAQAQGMLYRAYALVITARRNEPARYKQLLKYTKFFGLMVTVEGDPNYGFTLTMDGPTSLFSSTTRYGLAMAKFLPALLHVTKWDLTATLKPRKDLEWVDKSEEEWRFELTSEDEYVSHYKPPEEHDSALEAGFADRFAKLDTPWVLEREVDLVPVPGGVIIPDFRLVHPDGRNVLVEIVGYWRPEYLRKKFALLRKSGRTDVIVCVSERLNLEKAGVDPSDFDERLIWFKGVLNPKDVLGLAERLTGSS
- a CDS encoding glutamate synthase subunit beta, whose amino-acid sequence is MGKVTGFLEYHRVKEAYEPIDARLKHYHEFVQELTVEQARVQGARCMDCGVPFCNSGCPVSNLIPDWNDLVYSDDWRRAIDALHATNNFPEFTGRICPAPCEAACTLNLTDEPVGIKSIERAIIDRAWQEGWVAPQPPPFRTGKRVAVIGSGPAGLAAAQQLARAGHDVTVFEKNDRVGGLLRYGIPDFKLEKDLIDRRVRQMEAEGVTFRTGVLVGALPEGSTVTNLARETVSPEELRQKFDAVLLAGGAEQPRDLPVPGRDLKGVHFAMEFLPQQNRVNAGDHLPEQLHAGGKHVIVIGGGDTGSDCMGTSHRHGAAHVTQFELLPMPPERENKPLTWPYWPYKLRTSSSHEEGGEREFAIATKEFLGEDGHVVGIKTVRVEWQGGKMVEVEGSEEVLPTDLVLLAMGFVSPVGSVLETFGVNRDQRGNAQATTEERGGYATNVAGVFAAGDMRRGQSLVVWAIREGRQAARAVDEFLMGGSDLPR